Below is a window of Chloroflexota bacterium DNA.
CTCCGCCGTTTCGTACAGCCTGTCATACCTGCCTGATCTGCCGCCGTGGCCCGCTCCCATGTTGGTCTTCAGCAGCAGCAGGTTGTCGTCCGTTTTCAACGACCGCAGCTT
It encodes the following:
- a CDS encoding prolyl oligopeptidase family serine peptidase — protein: KLRSLKTDDNLLLLKTNMGAGHGGRSGRYDRLYETAEAYTFILVSIGLLE